In the Silene latifolia isolate original U9 population chromosome 1, ASM4854445v1, whole genome shotgun sequence genome, TTATGGAAGCTACTCAATACCAGGTTGCTGTTCAGTACATCACACCACCCACAGACAGATGGCTAGACTGAGGTCACTAACAAAACCCTGGGAAGAATATTGAGATGCATTGTTAGCAAGTCTTTGAAGGACTGGGATTTAAGACTGCCACAAGCTGAGTTTGCTTTCAACAGGGCTCCTGCATCTGCAACTGGTCACAGTCCATTTGAAGTGGTTTATGGGATCAATCCTCTGATGCCCTTAGATCTTTCAAGTGCACCTAAGGAAGAAATGAACTATGATGCTAAGAAAAGGATGGAACATATGCTGAAGCTCCATGAAACTGTCAAGAAACAAATTGAAAGGGCCAATGACAGGTATAAGAAACAGGCCAAGAGTCCTAAGCAGAAGAAAGAATTCATGTCAGGTGATCTTGTATGGATCCACTTAAGGAAGGAGAGATTCCCTGCTAAGAGAAAGAACAAGTTGATGCCTAGAGCAGAGGATCCCTTTGAGGTCATTGAGAAAATTGGTTCAAATGCTTACAAGATAGACCTTCCTGGTGAGTATGGGGTACATGGCACATTCAACATAGGAGACCTGAGTCCTTACTATGGTGAATCTGATGATGAAGGGGGATCAGGCTTGAGGTCAagcccttttcaagaaggggaggctGCAGCAGGAGCTGAATCAGGGGCCCCCAATCCTGACCTGACCACAGTCCAAGTCCCAGCAACACCCCTTGAACCACTCCCAGCTCAGTCAGCCAAGAGATTCACCAGGTCCAGTTATCAGCTGCCTATATGGCCAGCTGGAGCAGGCCTCAACTGAAAGCCCAAGCAAGGTCCCTAAGCATCCTACCAGTCATCCTAAAATGTAATGTAATTCAGCAGAAATTCCAGCAACATGAAAGCAAGGCAGTCACATGTTTAAGTTAAAGCATAAAGCAgcatttccttatttagtgaggCATTGTTAAGGCTCCTTGAAAAGAGTTGTTGCAACTTTTTCCACAAAGCCTGCCATAGGCAGCAACAAGAAGCCTTGACTTTCAGCTAGCCACCAAATAAACAGAAACTGTGCACAAGAGGACAACTGACAGTCATAGCCTATAACCATGCTTTATTTCAGTCCGTGTTACCCCAATTGCTTTTGTTTTCACTTATTCACTTTATTTACCAGCTTGTAAGATAATTTATGTTGTTTTTATTCATCTTAGATTAATTCTAGACCATTGGATGCTAGGGTTTCGAATTGTAATGCAaagacaaggcctatataaggacctgtgtCTCATCTGTTTCAGgcagattattttgaatgaaaaaaatagccttgagacttctctcatttctttcaaacttgtgttAAACTGTAGTTTGGAGACCTGGCCTGGTGATTAACCTGTGAACTCTgtggttaattgatcaaagtcagttTGACATCATTAATTTGAACCTGTGTTCATCTGTGGTTCATTTTAATTGCGTTGAGCAAAGTTCAGCTTAAATCATGTGTCAATCTGTGGATTTGAGTCTGAAATTTGTTAAGTTATAATCTTAAAATTCCTGTGAATTATCTGTGGGAGTTTAGGGTCTTAGCTATATCTCTGAGCCACTCAAACAAGTCACATTCTCAGTTGAACCAGTCTGTCTGAATCTCAGGATATCAGGCTATTTCTATTAATATTAAAAATACTTAGGAATCTTCAAAATTCATGAAACTTGGCTCAGTTCTAGATTAATGTCCAAATTAAAATCCcacaaattttcagaattttccaAGGTCATTTGATATTTTTAAAGCATCCTGCAAAGTCCAGCTGCATTGTTGCTTATCCATAGGGTTTACATTGCACCTACCTTTAGCAAATGGCAGCGATTCCGCGCACGACCATAAGACAATAagaaaccaccataaccacctataataaCCAGCATacccatctattactactaccataatcACAACTGAAAccaagggagacgatgatgatgataacaacatacctatacaaaaaAATccagcgtcaagaccgctacccgacttaagcatcccatccctatggtgtaaccactgtcaaaggcctcaaggagatgaaccatggtgaaggagaagtgatatgacgacatctaggtttaggagagaAGGAGAAGAAATGATTTGTGTTTCACGATATCACGATTTATATTTCCCCGCTGGactcacgttactcgatcgagtaaccaacttactcgatcaagtgaactctactcgatcgactgactaagctactcgatcgagtagtctccgctagatcgagtaacacgaaCTCAAAGGCTCACAACGTCACAAGGTtgactcgtaaggtttccgaaggtctggataggtgtctaaggtcagtcaacgatggtcaacggttctctaaaaggacgggtattacagtctttctcccttaaaaagaacttcgtccccgaagttcaactaatCCTCCCCCATGACCTAAGGCAGAAAGACACTAAGGCAACCTAAAACCACCTACTCCGACAACAACAAGTACAACCGCTCATGAATACCACCTCAATATAAATGCtcatcaaccatcatcatcatcatttgcCTTAGCACACATCACTCAACACGGCTTCGTATCAAATCATCAACATGAATTATACACGATAACAAACCGACACAACCGTTACTTCCATTTATTTCTCTCATTACACAAGTATAAACCAACACAACTATCCGGTTACTCCTCCACCAACCATTTATCAACAACAATTAGTTATCAATCATTCAAAAGCAGTAAATTATCAACCACTTAGACAACAGACAAAATAGCATTCATTTTAAATTAATACCTTTAAatcatttatattactcaacaatgCAACAACACTTCAACTACTTAACAACTTTGCTAACAATTACTCGGAAATGAAATACAACAGTATGATGAATGTAATCAACAGTTGCTAACAATTattcaacaatcattaacaattactCAAACAACTACTCAAAATACTTTGAGATTGTCATAATTTTGTCATTTTCCCACGTGACACTACTCtttccctcttaaaaggaacttcgtccccgaagttcaccttcaagacgaaCAATAATCATTACACGCGGCGATAACATTTATTCCATATTGACATTACGAACAGATTATACTATGTGTTGAGAGTCGCAATGATCATGCTACTTCGTCGACGTTACACATATATGACTTTTGCACATTATCACCATATGAAAAATAAACCACACAATTACCCATTCTAACATTACAAAAACATTACAACATGACAATTGGCCCATGTCCAGGAGAGAGACATTGGCCTAAAGTGGACCAGCCTATGATTCCTCCACCCATCAAGATTGGATTAGGAAGAccaagaaagaagagaagaagggaTCCACATGAGGATCCCAAAAAGAAAGGAAAGCTAACCAAACATGGAGTGGAGATGACTTGCTCTGTGTGTAAGTCAAGCACAATAAGAGAAGGTGTCCACAAAAGGACTGAGTGATAGAACCACAACCTAAAAGAGGGAGAGGCAGGCCTAGAATTGTTAAcgtggaaaatatggaaaatgtTGCCTCAAGCTCCCATGCCCATCATGATGCAACTGCCCACCCAACCAGGACAGGGAGGGGTGGAAGGACCATAAGATCAAGTAGGGATGCTGCAAGAGGAGGAAATAGAGCAGGAAGCAGAGGTGGTAGAAGGGGAAACAGAGGTGGTGGAAGGGTAAGTATGATGGTATTTGACAGCTTTTAGTAACCATTGTTGTGTAAGTAGCAACTGTTGATTCAGTTTAGTTGATGATTTTTGACTTGCAGGCACCTCAAGGCATGGGAGTGCTCATTGATGATCAGGGGAATGTATTCACAAATGTACCTGGCAGCAATGGAGGACCAAGACCTATTCTATCACCTATTAACAGCCAAGTTTCAACAAACCATCCGCCAAACTAGGATAGAAGCATTTAGTGTTTAGATGAAGCATTTGGTTATGTACTTTGAATGCCTTTGAATTAGGACCAAGAATGTCTTTTGAATGTCTTTTGAAACAATTCATGTTTAGCCAAGCTCTTTGAACAATCTCAGCTGCAATCTTTTGAATGTATGTTTTTGTGTTGTAATGTAATGTAACAAACAAGTAAGCTTTGCAAGTTTATATGAAAGGCTTGATTTATTAGATAACTTCAAGTTTGCATAACATGTTTTGTCTTTACAACATCAACACTTCATACAAATTTCTTGaggaacaaacaaacaacaaaaaataTCCAAGAGTAAACTAAAACAGTCATTGCTAATTTCTCTCCTCTACAATGTCGCCTTAAATCATGTCTTAATTCCACTAACTcttctttcaattttttttcctctTCAATTTACTGATCTTGTCTTCATAGTTCTTCATTTCCTGCAAATCTACCTGCTCTTCTAACTGGAAAAAAAATTGGGTatgaaaattcaaaattaaatAAGAAAATTTAGATCTAATTAGCAAATAAGTAAACCAAGTATCAAAACAAAGGTACTTACTGGATACAAGGGACAACCATAAAAGGTTTTGCCTGCATCTTTACCCTTCTTCGTCAACCTCAAAATCGTTGGTAATTGATGCATACATAACACCTCTTTTTTGCCGTTTTTGTAGGATGACAGAGAATTTGATGACATATTGAAATTTGAAAGAGGAATGAAAATGAAGGAAAAGAAATAAagtgaaaagttataaaatttggAGAGAGAAAGTTCTAACAAACATGGAGTGGAGATGAAAATGGAGGAAATGAACTGGAAAAATAAGAAGAAGGTAGGGGATGATTATTAAAAGAGGTAACCTGTTGATTAATAGGGAGAAACCAGTAACAGTAGGTAAGTTAGAGGGGGATAGCAGTAGGAGTTAAATGAGGGCATAGTTGAGATTTTTTTTGGGATATTGTATAGTTCATATTACTTTGAGCAGGACAGGCATAGTTGAGATTATTCCCATCAATTAACCCTATAAAATATTCAAGTATAATTTATAAAACACATTTTCACCATTGACTAGCTACTAACCATGCcactaaaatacggggtattacactaaGAGATTACATAAATTATGTACGAGTATACGACAACGCAAAATATCCAATTATCCGAATTGATCTTATATCCAATCTGTATTTGATCCAAAAATACGGGTATCCGATCCGAAAAACAAATATGATCCGAAACTTTAAGATATCAGATCGGATTTGTATTCGGATATCAGTTACAAAATTTTCGGAATCCGATCATATCCAACCCATGACTGTTTTAACTGTTAATTTCATGATAAATGGTAGAGAGTATAACATGGGATATTATCTTACTGATGGTATATATCTGGGTTGGGCAACATTTGTTAAATCAATCAATGTGCCTCAAATTCAAAAACATAAGTTATTTACAGCTCGATAAGGGAGTTGTCGAAAATATGTTGAGCGTACTTTCGGCGTCCTACAAGCTCAATTTGCGTTTATCAAACACCTTCGTCTTCTCTGAAATCGAACTATGATGCGGAAAATTCTTATGCTTGTATTATTATGCATAATATGATAGTGGAAGATGAACGAGAAACCTATCATAACTATGAAAACATAATATCAgagttcaaaaaaaaaacaatcctaCTTCAGCTAGTGATGGTCCATATGAATATCATCGTCGTAGAAGTTCAGCTCAAGAACGATTCGTAGAAATTCATGGCCATGTTCGTGATCATGCCACTCATATCGCTCTAAAAAAATGACCTCATTAAGCATATTTGGCAAAACTTCTGTAACTAAAATTAATTTggaatgtattttattattgtatagtGTTTTTTTATTGTATGCATGCGATATTTTTATATGTTGAATCGTATTTTTGATTAACATTATTTATTGTCAAAGAAATCGTTTTTCATCTTTTTCAAATTTTTGATTAACCCATTTGATCAGTCATTAAAATTGTCAATGATTAACCCATTTGGTCATTCATTTGTCACACTTCCCACAAAGTCTTATCCCatcgcaccaaaaaaaaaaaaaacaaagtccTCTCTCTCACTCTCTCCTTCCTGTTCCTCACAAAACTCGTACTAAGATCAAATTTTTGATCtttttttttattgattatttcatCTTTATCTCTTCaatcattcctttttttttcccaTCAATTAATTATTGGAGTTGTTGCACTCAATCTGTTTATTGAGTTTCGCCTATAATAGAAGATGGAGGTTTCTATTCTAGATCTGAAGTTGTGTGATGTAATGATTGTTCCTAATATACTTATATTTATTGAGAATTAGATATTGGTCCAGGCAAAACATACATCCAAGGAAGTATGAATATGATTAATTTGTCAAGGAATTTCCAGTTCAAGAATAACAAGAAAAAAGTATGAAGTTGACTTAAACGTTGACTTACAAAATTATTACCAAGGATGGTTTTAAAGATGAATAGATAGATTCCTGTCAGCCGAcaccaaatcattttgggattaaggatatctgatgttgttgttgtattattcCCTTTACAAGAACGAGAGAGGTACTCTTACACTTTGATCAACAATGTCTAGCTTAATGGAGGAAGATGTTTATAACGCAGCATTTAACGGTGACGTAACCGTATTCAGCAACAAAAATCAAGAGCAATTACTAAAGAAAACGTACCAAAAAGATAATATAATACACATAGCAGCCCAACACAAGCAACTTAATTTCATCAAAGCAGCTCTCAATTGGTTCCCTAGTACGATTTGTGAGTCGCTGTTACGCGATCAGAACTGCCAAGGGAACACCCCGTTTCACATAGTCGCCCATATCGATGAGGAGATCTTCATCCACAGACTTTACGAGTTTTTCTCGGCAGCGCAATGTGGAGATGCTGATGGTAGCGATTGGGTGTTCCCGTGGAGAAGGGTGAATTTGGATGGAAACACGGCGGCTCATGTTGCGCTTTTGTATGGTAACGTTTCGGCCGCCATGTATTTGGTTGACAAGGATGGTTTTCTTGCTCGGGTAACTAATCATTCTAAGGAGACTCTTCTTCATCTAGCTATCCAATACCATGATTCTggtaattaatttgtttattcaATCTACTATATCTTTTCGATTACTTTTACAGTTTTACTTTTAATTCTCTATAGAGACAGTCTCTTCGTTTAAGTTTTTGTGTTATAACAATATATGGAAGTTTTCTAATTGAATTCCAAATCAAATTTCATTAACTTGTTTGGAGATCATCTAGAATTCAGTTCCGAGTTCCAAATTTCTCAATTATGTTTACTAAACCTATGGAATTAAGGATGCCGGGTTGAGGTCTAGGTGAAATATGCATTTTGTTAGAAAGTAATAGTGgaattttttcctaaaatgaaGCTTACACAAACAAATTAACGAAATGGGTTGAGTTTAATTGACCCAAAATGGGTACACGTCATCACCGAAGCTAGGCTTGGATTCAAGTCGCTCACCCGCTTAGCGACTATACCTAAGGTGTGAGTTAATAGGAGCCAAACCTTGTGTTTGTGATATGGAGTCAAGTCTCTCTGGGGGAGAGCAATTTGATCTGAAGTCGTCGTCCCCCACAGCGTTTTGATAAGCAGACAATGGCCTCAAGCAGAACAGCGTTTGTGATATGACAAGGACTCAAGTCGCTCAGGGGGAGAGCGGTTTGACTTCAAGTCGTCAGCCGAGTGAGCGACTTGACCTCTTCATCTAGTTTCGCAAAAACCGATCCTaagtggacccattttgggtaattacTTTGAAACTCAACCCGTATCGTTAATTTGTTTGTGTTTGAGCCtgattttggaaaaaaaattcatATGCATAAAATGTTAATAGTCAATTGAAGTTATCTCATGTAATTTTGTTTTTTTCCCATGAAATGTTTTTGGAAACCCAGATGATCCCGAAACGCAAGCCACAAGTTCGCAGAGAGACAATTTCTTGCCTATAATCGAACAATTGCTCAAAACAGAGAGATCATTAGCATGCTGGGCAAATATGGATGGATCGACTCCCCTTCATCTAGCTGCATCACTCGACCCTGCTTATTGCATTCAGGTCATTAAAGCCATGCTGGCTAGATGCCCCGAGGCTGCTGCGGTACAGGATGAGAGATCCGGGCACACTATCTTGCACCTTCTAACAAACAATCAGTTGGCAAAATACAACCAAGGCGTAGAATTATTTCAAATTCCACAATTGTCTGCTCTTATAAATATCAAGGATCGTCAAGGTGATACGCCATTACATCTTGCTTCTAGGAATCAGGACAGAATCATGGTTCGAGTCCTTTTAGAATCTTCCCCAAAACTTGGTTTGAAAAATAAGAGTGGCGTTTCATTGCGCTCTTTGCATCGACAACTTGGAGAGGTAATTGAGTTGATTTgttaatttgtgtttttttttaattgtgtGATTTTGAAACTTGACAGTAATAACGACGAGATTTACCATAATAATTCCCAATTCACAATGATAACTTTCGGCAAGTTTTAACATGCGTGCTATGTGTATTTAATTTGGGCTTGCTATAAATTTGATCAATTACTCTGTCCATTTGATGATAAGTCGTCCATCTTCAATATGTAGTAAACCATAAAGGAAACAAATATTTAAAATCACGGGGATAAACCATATAAAATAGGGGTAATTAAGCATTTATCAATTTACCCCACCAAAGCGGCCTGAATGAATTGACCCAGTTTCTTCATAAGTACTAGAGATCttgaattgttgagttatatgATTCACCCTATATTTTGATAGAGAAATTTGGAAGAAAAGGATTTGTTGGATtacaatttattttgtttgaATTGGAAAATGGAGATCGAAGGGATTTGAAGCTCCTCACTCCCCACTAATTTAACTATTGTttcaaaagatgagaactacagATACACCGGTGGAATACAGGCGAAAATTGACTGAAGAAGAATGTGAAGCTGCATTACAAGGAAATGTAGCATTCCTCAACGAAAAACTGGACTCATTAGGAATGAATTTCTTGGTTTCGCAAACACCCAGGGAAGGCAACATCCTTCATGTTTTAATGCAATGCAAATTCAATGAAGACTTGATCGACAAAGCTATAGAGTTCACCAAACTAGCAATACACATATTACCCTCGCTCATCGGTCAACAGGACCGTAACGGCAATACCCTTCTTCATATCATTTTGGAGAAAACAGTTTCATATAGGTTACGGTGTCGTATGGATAACCTTTTGATGATTGTGCAAACAGAGGCCTTGCATCATGCCAAAGATGGCCCCCATTTGTCAGCATATAGACTGAAGAATCTCAAAGGCGACACGCCACTTCATGTCGCAATTAGATTCGAATACTATGATTTTGCAATTCGGTTACTGAAGGTGGATAGCGAGGTGGCTGGGTACGTCAATAACTGCAAACAGACCCCTCTTCATCTTCTCTCTCCTGATTACGGTAATGTATCTTCTTCAAGAGTTAAATGATCACCTGTGTGTAAATGGGATGATTTGATTCCTTTTACAATTTATTTTTGATCCACAAAAGGTTTTAACTTTTAAGTATTTGTGTGGCAATATTTGTTCGTCAGCTAGCTAACTTCTCGAAATTAATATCTTAGATTGTAGTTCCGAGACAGT is a window encoding:
- the LOC141612958 gene encoding uncharacterized protein LOC141612958, giving the protein MSSLMEEDVYNAAFNGDVTVFSNKNQEQLLKKTYQKDNIIHIAAQHKQLNFIKAALNWFPSTICESLLRDQNCQGNTPFHIVAHIDEEIFIHRLYEFFSAAQCGDADGSDWVFPWRRVNLDGNTAAHVALLYGNVSAAMYLVDKDGFLARVTNHSKETLLHLAIQYHDSDDPETQATSSQRDNFLPIIEQLLKTERSLACWANMDGSTPLHLAASLDPAYCIQVIKAMLARCPEAAAVQDERSGHTILHLLTNNQLAKYNQGVELFQIPQLSALINIKDRQGDTPLHLASRNQDRIMVRVLLESSPKLGLKNKSGVSLRSLHRQLGEMRTTDTPVEYRRKLTEEECEAALQGNVAFLNEKLDSLGMNFLVSQTPREGNILHVLMQCKFNEDLIDKAIEFTKLAIHILPSLIGQQDRNGNTLLHIILEKTVSYRLRCRMDNLLMIVQTEALHHAKDGPHLSAYRLKNLKGDTPLHVAIRFEYYDFAIRLLKVDSEVAGYVNNCKQTPLHLLSPDYDCSSETVDELISCLINGNADLPYVQDEDGLTPLLTAVQKRNLHTIKKLHKRFPASTEIADFKGRTLWHLFGYRHVQRFGSLVAKSYESSFLRGVWDFLICGDGGDRMRRLMRSMDNDGNTRLHLAIANQQFSFAHFIICRSRRGIEELLAIENKDGVSSFNLIGSADHLPLEFEKILTGGRNLLFGYRSMYSIPTTKIDAFTNTIGVIAALLATITFTAAFTVPGGLDNSNGTPLLVRNAMFQVFMVADVVAMCLSVMVLFCLLWILTTSNKKESILLLDVSVFLLQTSFYATLVTFMTGLYVTTISIVPAIAISTCVICTLLIILMHKRFVMLTVVPFFGGLIIWGPRLVMYTNVLLSFLWSLIRKHKCFGST